A single genomic interval of Saccharospirillum mangrovi harbors:
- a CDS encoding leucyl aminopeptidase — MQFNVNHGALDAIDTEALVVYLFDDEDAASLTALSGQHTALFNSLKDQGLLASKVGQVTPLIGHTDLPARQVLLIGAGSQAKFGENAFIKVITATVKALKQAKVSTASVALDDLKPAGRTTQWCVEKATELMLTSLYQYDTTKSKKADANKLERLDYLAVEQNLDSAVQTGRALAHGMNVARELGNLPANICNPDYLVKQAHALADAYDEISVEVLGQKEMEALGMGSFLAVTQGSDNPPYVIVMKYSGAKSDQKPHVLVGKGLTFDSGGISIKPAAGMEEMKYDMLGAASVFGTLNTLAELKPALNVIGVICAAENMVSGGATRPGDVVTSLSGKTIEILNTDAEGRLVLCDALTYVERFEPASVVDIATLTGAIIIGLGHHPTAVYANNEELQQQLVSAGQASWDRGWPMPLWEEYGEELESPYADLRNIGAGRAGGSITAAAFLSEFTRDYNWAHLDIAGTGWTSAKEGATGRPVGMLTRYLLDRLS, encoded by the coding sequence ATGCAATTCAACGTCAATCACGGCGCTCTCGACGCCATCGACACCGAAGCCCTGGTGGTCTACCTGTTCGACGATGAAGACGCAGCCAGTCTGACCGCGCTCAGCGGCCAACACACGGCCCTGTTCAACAGCCTCAAAGACCAGGGCTTGCTGGCGTCCAAAGTCGGTCAGGTCACACCTTTGATCGGCCACACCGACCTGCCTGCGCGTCAGGTGTTGTTGATCGGCGCTGGCAGCCAGGCCAAGTTCGGTGAAAACGCCTTTATTAAAGTCATCACAGCCACCGTCAAAGCACTGAAACAAGCCAAGGTATCAACGGCCAGCGTCGCGCTGGACGATCTCAAACCGGCCGGCCGCACCACCCAATGGTGTGTCGAAAAAGCCACCGAGCTGATGCTGACCAGCCTGTACCAATACGACACCACCAAATCCAAAAAAGCCGACGCCAATAAACTGGAACGGTTGGATTATCTGGCCGTAGAACAGAACCTCGACAGCGCCGTTCAAACCGGTCGTGCCCTGGCGCACGGCATGAACGTCGCACGTGAACTCGGCAACCTGCCGGCCAACATCTGCAACCCGGATTATCTGGTCAAACAGGCGCACGCTCTGGCCGACGCCTACGACGAAATCAGCGTTGAAGTGCTGGGTCAGAAAGAAATGGAAGCGCTCGGCATGGGTTCCTTCCTGGCCGTCACTCAAGGCAGCGATAACCCGCCTTACGTCATTGTCATGAAGTACAGCGGTGCCAAGAGCGATCAGAAACCGCACGTTCTGGTCGGCAAAGGTCTGACCTTCGATTCCGGCGGCATTTCCATCAAGCCGGCGGCCGGTATGGAGGAAATGAAATACGACATGCTCGGCGCCGCTTCGGTATTCGGCACGCTGAATACACTGGCGGAATTGAAGCCGGCGCTGAATGTGATCGGTGTGATCTGCGCCGCCGAAAACATGGTGTCCGGCGGTGCTACTCGCCCCGGCGACGTGGTCACCAGTCTGTCTGGCAAGACCATCGAAATCCTCAACACCGACGCCGAAGGCCGCCTGGTATTGTGCGATGCGCTGACTTACGTCGAGCGTTTCGAACCGGCCAGCGTGGTCGATATCGCCACCCTGACCGGCGCCATCATCATCGGCCTGGGCCATCACCCGACCGCTGTGTACGCCAACAACGAAGAACTGCAACAGCAGTTGGTCAGCGCCGGCCAGGCCAGTTGGGACCGTGGCTGGCCGATGCCGTTGTGGGAAGAATACGGCGAAGAACTGGAAAGCCCGTACGCCGACCTGCGCAACATCGGCGCTGGCCGTGCCGGCGGTTCCATCACCGCCGCCGCCTTCCTGTCGGAATTCACCCGCGACTACAACTGGGCGCACCTCGACATCGCCGGCACCGGCTGGACCAGTGCCAAAGAAGGCGCCACCGGTCGCCCCGTCGGCATGCTGACGCGCTATCTGCTCGACCGCCTGAGCTGA
- a CDS encoding RDD family protein, translating into MTALARPSLLRLIGAVLYDWFILLGLLILAGFIPVTLSHFLAGRDAIEGGVSAVLFWLWNLIIIQLYFVGFWHTKRQTVGMRVWRIHIDAEPGQPPSWRQGLIRFWTALPAWGLALVGILWRYGNAERRSWPDLASQTELVYTPKVKKKS; encoded by the coding sequence ATGACCGCCCTAGCCCGCCCCTCTCTGCTGCGCCTGATCGGCGCTGTACTGTACGACTGGTTTATCCTGCTCGGCCTGTTGATTCTCGCCGGTTTTATTCCGGTGACCCTGAGCCACTTTCTGGCTGGGCGCGACGCCATTGAAGGCGGCGTCAGCGCGGTGCTGTTCTGGCTGTGGAACCTGATCATCATCCAGCTTTATTTTGTCGGCTTCTGGCACACCAAGCGCCAGACCGTTGGCATGCGCGTCTGGCGCATCCACATCGACGCCGAACCCGGCCAGCCGCCGAGCTGGCGCCAGGGGCTGATTCGCTTCTGGACGGCGCTGCCCGCCTGGGGTCTGGCACTAGTCGGCATTCTCTGGCGCTACGGCAATGCCGAACGCCGCAGTTGGCCCGATCTCGCCAGCCAGACCGAACTGGTTTACACCCCCAAAGTAAAAAAGAAATCCTGA